The Manihot esculenta cultivar AM560-2 chromosome 1, M.esculenta_v8, whole genome shotgun sequence genome has a window encoding:
- the LOC110622660 gene encoding ent-copalyl diphosphate synthase 1, whose amino-acid sequence MSASQSFHFLSTMSATTPRSSSFFSSPILPYPLLFSGVWLHGTKDKRGSVDIRPRSSAISKPRTQEYPDVFQKKEAPVIKWHEIVEDDIEDQVPKVSISNEKIKLIQTIKSMLDSMEDGEISISAYDTAWVALVEDVNGSGNPQFPSSLQWIANNQLPDGSWGDADIFTAHDRILNTLACVIALKTWKIHSDKADKGLKYFKENLCKLGDENAEHMPIGFEVAFPSLLELARKLDIEIPEDSSVLQEIYASRNLKLKKIPKDIMHKVPTTLLHSLEGMSGLDWEKLLKLKCQDGSFLFSPSSTAFALMQTKDQNCLAYLNKIVQRFKGGVPNVYPVDLFEHIWAVDRLQRLGISRYFQQELKECVNYVARYWREDGICWARNSEVHDIDDTAMAFRMLRLYGHEVSSDVFKHFKKGDSFFCFAGQSTQAVTGMFNLYRAAQVLFPGEKILEEAKEFSSSFLKEKQTANEVLDKWIITKDLPGEVEYSLGVPWYANLPRVEARFYLEQYGGKDDVWIGKTLYRMPYVNNNEYLQLARLDYNSCQALHRVEWDNFQKWYEGCKLGDFGISKKELLLAYFIAAASIFEPERSKDRLAWAKTTILLKTIDSYFHDNNNIEQRRAFVHEFKTGIPAPPAVNGRVMETKTTHELVRIVLGTLNDVSLDAMVFHGREISHTLRHAWEKWLLKWEKEGDRSQVEAELIVKTINLAAGRWISEDLLSYHPQYENFFKLTNRICHQLGHYKKNKAHENKRSTTPEIEGDMQELVKLVLRNSSDGMDSEIKGTFFTVAKSFYYDAICDPGTMDYHISKVLFEKVLY is encoded by the exons GTGTTTGGTTGCATGGGACTAAAGACAAACGAGGTAGCGTTGATATTCGCCCAAGAAGCAGTGCTATATCGAAGCCACGCACTCAAG AATACCCAGATGTCTTTCAAAAGAAAGAAGCGCCAGTCATTAAGTGGCATGAGATTGTGGAGGATGACATAGAAGACCAAGTTCCTAAG GTTTCTATAtcaaatgagaaaataaaactcATTCAAACTATTAAATCCATGTTGGATTCCATGGAAGATGGAGAGATAAGCATTTCAGCTTATGACACCGCATGGGTTGCTCTTGTTGAAGATGTTAATGGAAGTGGGAATCCTCAGTTCCCATCTAGCCTTCAATGGATAGCCAATAATCAGCTTCCAGATGGATCATGGGGTGATGCTGATATTTTTACTGCGCATGACAGGATACTCAATACATTAGCTTGTGTTATTGCGTTGAAGACGTGGAAAATACATTCAGACAAGGCTGATAAAG GactgaaatattttaaagaGAACTTGTGTAAGCTTGGAGATGAGAACGCTGAGCACATGCCTATCGGCTTTGAAGTGGCTTTCCCTTCACTTCTAGAGCTAGCACGAAAATTAGACATTGAAATTCCTGAGGATTCTTCTGTCCTGCAAGAGATATATGCCAGCAGAAATCTGAAGCtcaaaaa GATACCGAAGGACATCATGCACAAAGTGCCCACCACGCTACTCCATAGCTTGGAAGGAATGTCAGGCCTAGACTGGGAAAAGCTTCTGAAATTAAAGTGCCAAGATGGCTCGTTCTTGTTCTCTCCATCGTCCACTGCCTTCGCCCTCATGCAAACTAAAGATCAAAATTGCTTGGCGTATTTAAACAAGATAGTCCAACGATTTAAAGGAGGAG TACCAAACGTGTACCCGGTTGACCTATTCGAGCACATCTGGGCTGTGGATCGCTTGCAACGCCTTGgaatctcaagatatttccagCAAGAGCTTAAAGAATGTGTTAACTATGTTGCCAGGTATTGGAGAGAAGACGGCATCTGCTGGGCAAGAAACTCCGAGGTTCATGATATTGATGACACAGCTATGGCGTTCAGGATGCTTAGATTATACGGCCATGAAGTTTCTTCCG ATGTATTCAAACATTTTAAGAAGGGTGATTCTTTCTTCTGCTTCGCCGGGCAGTCAACTCAGGCTGTTACAGGAATGTTCAACCTTTACAGAGCTGCTCAGGTGCTATTTCCAGGGGAGAAAATCCTTGAGGAAGCCAAGGAATTTTCTTCCAGTTTCCTAAAAGAAAAGCAAACTGCTAATGAAGTCCTCGATAAATGGATTATAACCAAGGACTTACCAGGAGAG GTCGAATATTCATTGGGTGTTCCATGGTACGCCAACTTGCCACGAGTAGAGGCAAGATTCTACTTAGAACAGTATGGTGGCAAAGATGATGTATGGATTGGCAAGACTCTTTACAGGATGCCATATGTGAACAACAATGAGTACCTCCAGCTCGCAAGACTTGACTACAACAGTTGCCAAGCACTGCATCGCGTTGAATGGGACAATTTTCAAAA GTGGTATGAAGGATGCAAGTTGGGGGATTTTGGAATAAGCAAAAAAGAGCTCCTACTTGCGTATTTCATAGCGGCAGCAAGCATATTTGAGCCGGAAAGGTCGAAAGATAGGCTTGCATGGGCTAAGACCACAATCTTGCTGAAGACCATCGACTCTTATTTCCATGACAACAATAACATTGAGCAGAGAAGAGCTTTTGTCCATGAATTTAAAACCGGGATTCCTGCACCACCAGCCGTAAATGGAAG GGtaatggaaacaaaaacaacacacGAACTTGTGAGGATTGTGCTTGGAACCCTAAACGATGTCTCGTTGGACGCAATGGTGTTTCATGGAAGAGAGATTAGCCACACTTTACGTCATGCT TGGGAAAAATGGCTTCTAAAGTGGGAAAAAGAAGGAGACAGAAGCCAAGTAGAAGCAGAATTGATAGTGAAAACAATAAATCTAGCAGCTGGAAGATGGATTTCTGAGGATCTCTTGAGCTATCATCCtcaatatgaaaatttttttaaacttaCAAATAGAATATGCCATCAACTTGGACATTACAAGAAGAACAAG gCACATGAGAACAAGAGAAGCACAACCCCAGAAATAGAGGGTGACATGCAAGAGCTGGTGAAGTTAGTGCTTCGAAACTCATCAGATGGAATGGATTCTGAAATCAAGGGAACATTTTTTACAGTGGCTAAGAGTTTTTACTACGATGCAATCTGCGATCCTGGGACCATGGACTATCACATTTCTAAAGTACTCTTTGAAAAAGTACtctactaa